The Acidimicrobiia bacterium genome includes a window with the following:
- a CDS encoding MerR family transcriptional regulator, producing the protein MERDARALYVISVAAELAGVHPQTLRIYERKGLIEPQRTQGRSRRYSERDIALLRHIQELTQAGVGLSGVERILELEHTLATARARILELEAQLSQAATTTKEAVDAAHKEYRRDLVPVVPGTVVRLRVPPRRDTTLRDREQS; encoded by the coding sequence ATGGAACGTGACGCGCGCGCTCTCTACGTCATCTCCGTGGCGGCGGAGCTCGCCGGCGTCCACCCGCAGACGCTGCGCATCTACGAGCGCAAGGGGCTGATCGAGCCCCAGCGCACGCAGGGTCGGAGCCGCCGGTACTCGGAGCGCGATATTGCGCTGCTGCGCCACATCCAGGAGCTCACGCAGGCCGGCGTCGGACTCTCCGGGGTCGAGCGCATCCTCGAGCTGGAGCACACGCTGGCCACCGCGCGGGCGCGCATCCTGGAGCTCGAGGCGCAGCTGTCGCAGGCCGCGACCACGACGAAGGAGGCCGTCGACGCCGCGCACAAGGAGTACCGGCGCGACCTCGTGCCGGTCGTGCCGGGCACGGTCGTCCGGCTCCGGGTGCCGCCGAGGCGAGACACGACCCTGCGGGACCGGGAACAAAGTTGA